A window of the Gordonia humi genome harbors these coding sequences:
- a CDS encoding nuclear transport factor 2 family protein codes for MAFDSAELEEMKKRWLQANVDVEKAGDWRPLAEFYTEDATYGWNYGAEHDFMAVGRDEIRDIAIGLEMDGLDGWTYPYQTWVVDAESGDMIGLWKQVNEATRADGSHYALNGIQGSWFKYAGNFQWGWQRDFFDYGNVTALFTEMLTDGVMTPGLRGRIDRVLNATELLPGWYPLGQTPVPMW; via the coding sequence ATGGCATTCGATTCGGCGGAACTCGAAGAGATGAAGAAGCGGTGGCTGCAGGCCAACGTCGACGTGGAGAAGGCCGGGGACTGGCGTCCGTTGGCCGAGTTCTACACCGAGGACGCGACCTACGGTTGGAACTACGGTGCCGAACACGACTTCATGGCCGTGGGACGCGACGAGATCCGCGACATCGCCATCGGACTCGAGATGGACGGGCTGGACGGGTGGACGTACCCCTACCAGACCTGGGTCGTCGACGCCGAGAGCGGCGACATGATCGGTCTCTGGAAGCAGGTCAACGAGGCCACACGCGCGGACGGATCGCACTACGCGCTCAACGGCATCCAAGGCAGCTGGTTCAAGTACGCCGGGAACTTCCAGTGGGGTTGGCAACGGGACTTCTTCGATTACGGAAACGTGACCGCACTGTTCACCGAGATGCTCACCGACGGTGTCATGACGCCTGGTCTGCGAGGCCGCATCGACCGGGTGTTGAACGCGACGGAACTGCTGCCCGGCTGGTACCCGCTCGGGCAGACACCCGTTCCGATGTGGTGA
- a CDS encoding SDR family oxidoreductase, whose translation MTAAHLTGRRAVVAGSTRGIGLAVARELLAQGASVVVNGRDADVARAAADELSAGDGRVLAVPGSAADEFVAQAMIDAAVSGFGGVDIVIDCAGTAEPTGSSILTMSTYEFFAQLDAHLVSSFELARAAAPLLVDQEAGAIVLTGSAAASGMFGGTGYPAGKGGVNGLTAALAADLKQYGVRVNAVCPGARTRLSTGEGYRSHIDDLYERGLLDAGTRDVALDPAPPEYVAPLYAYLASDLASDVTGRIYSASGGFIGRYPEFEPEFVAYRGHRDEPPYTLEELAGIVTR comes from the coding sequence GTGACCGCAGCGCATCTGACCGGTCGACGGGCCGTGGTCGCGGGGTCGACCCGCGGGATCGGCCTCGCCGTGGCGCGAGAGCTCTTGGCTCAGGGAGCGTCCGTCGTCGTGAACGGTCGGGACGCCGACGTCGCTCGTGCCGCTGCGGACGAACTGTCGGCCGGTGATGGACGTGTGCTCGCGGTGCCCGGGTCCGCGGCCGACGAGTTCGTCGCGCAGGCCATGATCGACGCCGCGGTCAGCGGGTTCGGCGGGGTCGACATCGTGATCGACTGCGCGGGCACCGCCGAGCCGACCGGATCGTCGATCCTCACGATGAGCACGTACGAGTTCTTCGCCCAGCTCGACGCTCATCTCGTCAGCTCGTTCGAACTCGCTCGGGCGGCTGCTCCGCTGCTGGTGGATCAGGAGGCCGGTGCCATCGTGCTGACAGGGTCGGCCGCAGCGTCCGGAATGTTCGGCGGCACTGGTTATCCAGCCGGCAAAGGTGGAGTCAACGGTCTGACCGCGGCGCTGGCCGCGGATCTGAAACAGTACGGTGTGCGTGTCAACGCGGTGTGCCCGGGTGCGCGGACGCGCTTGTCGACCGGCGAGGGCTACCGCTCGCACATCGACGATCTGTACGAGCGCGGACTGCTCGACGCCGGCACGCGCGATGTCGCGCTGGATCCCGCACCGCCCGAGTACGTGGCACCGCTGTACGCCTACCTGGCCAGCGATCTGGCGTCGGACGTCACCGGCCGGATCTACAGCGCATCGGGTGGTTTCATCGGCAGGTATCCGGAGTTCGAGCCCGAGTTCGTGGCCTATCGCGGACATCGGGACGAGCCGCCGTACACACTCGAGGAGTTGGCCGGCATCGTGACCCGGTGA
- a CDS encoding class I SAM-dependent methyltransferase gives MTTRSTLADSPTDTQLRAAEEAPGFMVHDEAMALYRTAQEYLSADDAVGLGVEIGTYCGKSTVFLGAAAQPLDAIVTTVDHHRGSEEHQPGWEYHDESLVDPHAGTLDTSARFRRTIWDAGLEGTVVGVLAPSTVAARLWGRPVDFVFIDGGHSSEAAQNDLAGWAPWVRIGGALLIHDVFPDPADGGRPPFEIYEKALGTGQFVEADAQGSLRVLRRETGDPGAPLF, from the coding sequence ATGACAACACGTTCTACTCTCGCCGACTCGCCCACCGACACCCAGCTCCGTGCCGCGGAAGAGGCGCCCGGCTTCATGGTGCACGACGAGGCGATGGCGCTCTACCGCACCGCGCAGGAGTACCTGTCGGCCGACGACGCGGTGGGACTCGGTGTCGAGATCGGCACCTACTGCGGCAAGTCCACGGTGTTCCTCGGCGCCGCGGCACAGCCGTTGGACGCGATCGTGACCACGGTGGACCACCATCGCGGTTCCGAGGAGCATCAGCCGGGTTGGGAGTACCACGACGAGTCCCTGGTCGATCCGCACGCGGGCACCCTGGACACGTCCGCACGATTCCGCCGCACCATCTGGGACGCCGGGTTGGAGGGCACCGTCGTCGGTGTGCTCGCACCGTCGACGGTGGCAGCACGTCTGTGGGGTCGCCCGGTCGACTTCGTGTTCATCGACGGCGGTCACAGCAGCGAGGCTGCGCAGAACGATCTGGCCGGGTGGGCCCCGTGGGTGCGCATCGGCGGCGCTCTGCTGATCCACGACGTGTTCCCCGACCCGGCCGACGGCGGTCGACCGCCGTTCGAGATCTATGAGAAGGCTTTGGGCACAGGACAGTTCGTCGAAGCAGACGCGCAAGGCTCGCTGCGCGTGCTGCGGCGAGAGACCGGCGACCCGGGAGCGCCGCTGTTCTGA
- a CDS encoding SDR family oxidoreductase, whose amino-acid sequence MSNNRFEGKTAIVTGAAGGIGEVYARRLAAEGANVVVADLNDEAGQKVAADIGGTYVHTDVADPDSAQALADATIAKYGQIDYLVNNAAIYGTMKLDFLITVPWDYYKKFMSVNFDGALNVTRAVYGKMKPGSAIVNQSSTAAWLYSGFYGVAKAGVNSLTQQLAVELGGSGIRINAIAPGPTDTEATRTATPGDMVADMVDKLPLKRMGTPDDMAAMLAFLLSDEASWITGQIFNVDGGQVFRS is encoded by the coding sequence ATGAGCAACAACCGTTTCGAAGGCAAGACGGCGATCGTGACCGGCGCGGCAGGCGGCATCGGCGAGGTGTACGCCCGCCGCCTCGCGGCCGAGGGCGCGAACGTCGTCGTCGCCGATCTCAACGACGAGGCCGGCCAGAAGGTGGCCGCCGACATCGGCGGAACATACGTCCACACAGACGTCGCCGATCCCGATTCGGCGCAGGCCCTGGCCGATGCGACCATCGCGAAGTACGGCCAGATCGACTATCTGGTCAACAACGCCGCGATCTACGGCACCATGAAGCTCGACTTCCTGATCACCGTCCCGTGGGACTACTACAAGAAGTTCATGAGCGTGAACTTCGACGGCGCACTGAATGTGACTCGCGCCGTCTACGGAAAGATGAAGCCCGGCAGCGCGATCGTCAACCAGTCCTCCACCGCCGCCTGGCTCTACAGCGGCTTCTACGGCGTCGCGAAGGCCGGGGTCAACAGCCTCACCCAGCAGTTGGCCGTCGAACTCGGCGGATCGGGCATCCGCATCAACGCGATCGCACCGGGACCGACCGACACCGAGGCCACTAGAACCGCCACGCCTGGCGACATGGTGGCCGACATGGTCGACAAGTTGCCGCTCAAGCGGATGGGCACCCCCGACGACATGGCCGCGATGCTCGCATTCCTCCTCTCCGACGAGGCCTCGTGGATCACCGGGCAGATCTTCAACGTCGACGGCGGCCAGGTGTTCCGTTCATGA
- a CDS encoding NAD(P)-dependent oxidoreductase has protein sequence MSTLVDDPPRSARPVGFIGLGNMGAPIAEKLAAWPGGLVVTDIRPDATVDGATRVDSPAEVATTATIIGVTVLDDAQVNEVVAGQGGILETAQPGTVVVIHSTIGPRTAIDLAELCAEKNVAVLDAPVSGGAQAAKEGRLAVMVGGERDAYQRIKEPYALVSDMLMHAGPIGSGTEMKLARNLLHFVSFTATTEAARLAEAAGIDLVKLGKVVRHTDAITGGAGAIMLRDTTAPIDPDDFWYDVFTHVRGLGEKDLRLALDLGAQLDVDLPLTALALERFADGLGVGEDRS, from the coding sequence ATGAGCACGCTCGTCGACGATCCCCCTCGCTCCGCTCGACCCGTCGGATTCATCGGCCTGGGCAACATGGGTGCCCCGATCGCCGAGAAGCTGGCGGCGTGGCCGGGTGGACTCGTCGTCACCGACATCCGCCCGGACGCGACCGTCGACGGCGCGACCCGCGTCGACTCACCCGCCGAGGTCGCGACGACGGCGACGATCATCGGGGTCACAGTGCTCGACGACGCGCAGGTGAACGAGGTCGTCGCCGGTCAGGGCGGGATTCTGGAGACCGCGCAGCCGGGAACCGTCGTCGTCATCCACTCGACGATCGGCCCGCGGACGGCGATCGACCTGGCCGAACTGTGCGCCGAGAAGAACGTGGCCGTCCTCGACGCACCGGTCTCCGGCGGTGCACAGGCGGCGAAGGAAGGTCGCCTCGCCGTGATGGTCGGCGGCGAGCGCGACGCCTACCAGCGCATCAAGGAGCCGTACGCGCTGGTCTCCGACATGCTGATGCACGCGGGTCCGATCGGCTCGGGCACCGAGATGAAGCTGGCGCGGAACCTCCTCCACTTCGTCTCGTTCACCGCGACGACCGAGGCCGCGCGCCTGGCCGAGGCGGCGGGCATCGACCTCGTCAAGCTCGGCAAGGTGGTCCGCCACACCGATGCGATCACCGGCGGCGCCGGAGCCATCATGCTCCGCGACACGACGGCGCCGATCGATCCCGACGACTTCTGGTACGACGTCTTCACCCATGTGCGCGGCCTCGGCGAGAAGGATCTGAGGCTCGCACTGGACCTCGGCGCACAGCTCGACGTCGACCTGCCGCTCACCGCGCTCGCCCTGGAACGATTCGCCGACGGACTCGGCGTAGGAGAGGATCGATCATGA
- a CDS encoding TetR/AcrR family transcriptional regulator encodes MTTAHADTASQVRSRLMSAMVECIAELGYRATTVADVVRVARVSRRSFYEHFSDKTACFIAVLREANQEIIDSVDAAVDPSAPWTEQVRSAVTAYVRANETHPGLTLSWIRELPALGDSARAVKAEGIEAWTRLFERITSTPQVAAAGIPQITRPTAIIVWGGIRELTANAMESGAPLSSIIEPATQACVALLSGTRTDSSAQQAT; translated from the coding sequence GTGACCACCGCACACGCCGACACCGCATCGCAGGTGCGCTCACGACTGATGTCCGCCATGGTCGAGTGCATCGCCGAACTCGGTTATCGGGCGACGACCGTTGCCGACGTCGTCCGGGTGGCCCGCGTGTCGCGGAGGTCGTTCTACGAGCACTTCTCGGATAAGACGGCCTGTTTCATCGCGGTGTTGCGCGAGGCGAACCAGGAGATCATCGATTCGGTCGACGCCGCCGTCGACCCGTCGGCGCCGTGGACCGAACAGGTCCGCTCGGCGGTCACCGCCTACGTCCGGGCCAACGAGACGCACCCCGGACTGACGCTCAGTTGGATTCGCGAGCTGCCCGCGCTGGGCGACTCCGCCCGGGCGGTCAAAGCCGAGGGAATCGAAGCCTGGACCCGACTCTTCGAACGCATCACATCCACCCCGCAGGTCGCGGCCGCGGGCATCCCTCAGATCACCCGCCCGACGGCGATCATCGTCTGGGGAGGGATCCGTGAGCTGACCGCGAATGCGATGGAGTCCGGCGCCCCGTTGTCATCGATCATCGAGCCCGCGACGCAGGCGTGCGTCGCACTGCTGTCGGGTACGCGCACGGATTCCAGCGCCCAGCAGGCTACGTGA
- a CDS encoding aldehyde dehydrogenase has product MGLKPEGSSELLIGGKLVPGSGGTFDIVNPATEEIVGQAADATVADMDDAIAAARTAFDTTSWSRDHAFRATCLRQLRDALQGHIEELREVTIAEVGAPVFLTSGPQLEGPIADLGYFADLAESYEWETDLGEAKPMGIKNSRRLQREAAGVVGAITPWNFPHQINFAKIGPALAAGCTVVLKPAPDTPWCAALVGKVAAEETDIPDGVLNVVTSSDHQVGAALSSDPRVDVVSFTGSTATGRKVMAAAAESLKRCFLELGGKSAFIVLDDADLASACSMAAFGVVTHAGQGCAMTTRLVVPREKYDEAIALTRDSMAGLQPGDPANKGTVCGPVISAVQRDRVLGYIELAKTEGGVIETGGGRPAGRDKGFFVEPTLISGVDNSSRVAQEEIFGPVLVILPHDGDDDAIAIANDSIYGLSGAVWGTDPDRIRKVVDGVRTGTMAVNGGIWYAADVPFGGYKQSGIGREMGVAGFEEYLETKAVATPA; this is encoded by the coding sequence ATGGGATTGAAGCCGGAGGGCAGTTCCGAGCTGCTGATCGGAGGAAAGCTCGTTCCGGGATCGGGCGGAACCTTCGACATCGTCAACCCGGCGACCGAGGAGATAGTCGGCCAGGCCGCCGATGCCACCGTCGCCGATATGGACGACGCGATCGCCGCCGCTCGGACGGCTTTCGACACGACGTCGTGGTCGCGCGACCACGCCTTCCGCGCGACGTGTCTGCGTCAGTTGCGCGACGCTCTGCAGGGCCATATCGAGGAGTTGCGCGAGGTCACGATCGCCGAAGTCGGCGCACCCGTGTTCCTGACGTCGGGCCCCCAGCTGGAGGGCCCGATCGCCGATCTCGGCTATTTCGCCGACCTCGCCGAGAGCTACGAGTGGGAGACCGACCTCGGTGAGGCGAAACCCATGGGAATCAAGAACTCTCGTCGTCTGCAGCGGGAGGCCGCCGGTGTCGTCGGCGCGATCACGCCGTGGAACTTCCCGCACCAGATCAACTTCGCCAAGATCGGTCCCGCACTGGCGGCGGGCTGCACCGTGGTCCTCAAACCGGCACCGGACACCCCGTGGTGCGCGGCCCTGGTCGGCAAGGTCGCGGCCGAGGAGACCGACATCCCCGACGGCGTGCTCAACGTCGTCACGTCGAGCGACCATCAGGTCGGCGCCGCTCTGTCGTCTGACCCGCGGGTGGACGTCGTCTCGTTCACCGGCTCCACCGCCACCGGCAGGAAGGTGATGGCGGCGGCCGCCGAGTCGCTCAAACGATGCTTCCTCGAACTCGGCGGCAAGTCGGCGTTCATCGTCCTCGACGACGCCGACCTCGCGTCCGCGTGCTCGATGGCCGCGTTTGGCGTGGTGACGCACGCCGGACAGGGCTGTGCGATGACCACTCGCCTCGTCGTGCCGCGCGAGAAGTACGACGAGGCCATCGCCCTGACCCGCGATTCGATGGCCGGTCTGCAGCCGGGCGATCCCGCGAACAAGGGAACCGTCTGCGGGCCGGTGATCTCGGCCGTGCAGCGCGACCGCGTGCTGGGTTACATCGAGCTCGCCAAGACCGAGGGCGGCGTCATCGAGACCGGCGGCGGCCGCCCAGCGGGCCGCGACAAGGGCTTCTTCGTCGAGCCGACCCTCATCTCCGGCGTCGACAACTCGTCGCGCGTAGCGCAGGAGGAGATCTTCGGTCCGGTCCTGGTGATTCTCCCCCACGACGGCGACGACGACGCGATCGCCATCGCCAACGACTCGATATACGGACTGTCCGGTGCGGTCTGGGGTACCGACCCCGACCGCATCCGGAAGGTCGTCGACGGAGTCCGCACCGGAACCATGGCCGTCAACGGCGGCATCTGGTACGCGGCGGACGTCCCCTTCGGCGGCTACAAGCAGTCCGGCATCGGCCGCGAGATGGGCGTCGCCGGCTTCGAGGAGTACCTGGAGACCAAGGCCGTCGCGACGCCTGCGTGA
- a CDS encoding HIT family protein — MSAADWREDRIGSAIDGRNPTVLAELTAAFAVIGDSQFLPGYCLALTKTPGVDRLSDLDRCARLAFLSDVDLLASAVETVCSAVDSAFRRVNIEILGNTHPMLHAHVWPRYEWEPHDAVGMPVWCYPRERWSDPASVLSSDHDELRSALRVEITRLDTADRAASGDRSAGMGSC, encoded by the coding sequence GTGAGCGCAGCCGACTGGAGGGAAGATCGGATCGGTTCGGCCATCGACGGTCGCAATCCGACGGTCCTCGCTGAACTCACGGCAGCGTTCGCCGTCATCGGAGACAGCCAGTTCCTGCCCGGTTATTGCCTCGCCTTGACCAAGACGCCGGGCGTCGACCGTCTGTCCGATCTCGACCGGTGTGCACGGCTGGCATTCCTCTCCGACGTCGATCTCTTGGCTTCCGCGGTGGAGACCGTGTGCAGCGCCGTCGATTCCGCGTTTCGACGCGTCAACATCGAGATTCTGGGGAACACTCACCCGATGCTGCACGCGCACGTCTGGCCTCGTTACGAGTGGGAGCCGCACGATGCGGTCGGCATGCCGGTGTGGTGCTACCCGCGAGAACGATGGTCCGATCCGGCATCGGTTCTCTCGTCGGACCACGACGAACTGCGCAGCGCCCTCCGTGTCGAGATCACGCGCCTGGACACCGCCGATCGCGCCGCGTCCGGCGATCGGAGCGCGGGGATGGGTTCGTGCTGA
- a CDS encoding carboxymuconolactone decarboxylase family protein, protein MTTPETSPQETSPQRQKGLDMMSRVYGWDMQDGPGDFFAHTADQLFGEVWTREKLSLRDRRLLLLGALAATGQVDVAEIQAGAALGNGELDGDDLLEIALFLCYYIGWPQGTKLNMMFGEVIKKHEKAQRNSG, encoded by the coding sequence ATGACCACCCCGGAAACCTCCCCGCAGGAGACCTCTCCGCAGCGGCAGAAGGGCCTGGACATGATGTCCCGGGTCTACGGCTGGGACATGCAGGACGGTCCGGGCGACTTCTTCGCGCACACCGCCGACCAGCTGTTCGGCGAGGTGTGGACGCGCGAGAAGCTCAGCCTGCGGGATCGTCGCCTGCTGCTGCTCGGCGCGCTGGCCGCGACCGGGCAGGTCGACGTCGCCGAGATCCAGGCGGGCGCGGCCCTCGGCAACGGCGAACTCGACGGCGACGACCTCCTCGAGATCGCCTTGTTCCTCTGCTACTACATCGGCTGGCCGCAGGGCACCAAGCTCAACATGATGTTCGGCGAGGTGATCAAGAAGCACGAGAAGGCGCAGCGGAACAGCGGATAG
- a CDS encoding cytochrome P450 gives MTTELTETPAGSAPPKVALPTWAQGAGFLTARRGALHACRARYGSVFELALPVFGSAVFIADPTMAKQLFTSGAKTINVQPNLGRVLGSGSMFGIEGAEHRRRRKLLTPPLHGKRIRTYEEIVEDEVRREIATWRTGERFASLDPMMRITLNVILRAVFGADGSDFDTLRELMPKLVAAGSRAATIPELPRPLRLVDPNVRLREHRVRYDRTIRRIIGDSRADPSLTDRDDILALMLQSTYDDGSVMTDDEIADELLTLLAAGHETTATTLAWAFERLQRHPAVLRDLTDEARGDGGELRHAVILETQRSRPVIDLAGRHVVADDLEIGPWHIPRGHNAIVAISLLHDDSDQFREPERFDPSRFIGTTLSAAWIPFGGGTRRCIGAAFATMEMDVTLRTVLREFDLRPTTARAEGLHSRGVASAPRFGGRITVDRR, from the coding sequence ATGACCACAGAGCTGACCGAGACTCCCGCGGGTTCGGCGCCGCCGAAAGTGGCACTTCCCACGTGGGCGCAGGGGGCCGGATTTCTCACGGCTCGACGCGGCGCCCTGCACGCGTGTCGCGCCCGATACGGGTCGGTGTTCGAGTTGGCCCTTCCCGTCTTCGGGAGTGCGGTCTTCATCGCGGACCCGACCATGGCCAAGCAGTTGTTCACGTCCGGCGCCAAGACGATCAACGTGCAGCCGAACCTCGGGCGCGTGCTCGGCTCCGGTTCGATGTTCGGCATCGAGGGCGCCGAGCATCGTCGTCGTCGGAAACTCCTCACCCCGCCGTTGCACGGCAAGAGGATTCGCACGTACGAGGAGATCGTCGAAGACGAGGTCCGTCGAGAGATCGCGACATGGAGGACCGGGGAGCGGTTCGCGTCACTCGATCCGATGATGAGGATCACGCTCAATGTGATCCTCCGTGCGGTCTTCGGCGCCGACGGCTCCGATTTCGACACTCTCCGCGAACTGATGCCGAAGCTCGTCGCCGCGGGCTCCCGCGCGGCGACGATCCCCGAGTTGCCTCGGCCGCTGCGCCTAGTGGACCCGAACGTGCGTCTCCGCGAGCACCGGGTCCGATACGACCGGACCATCCGACGCATCATCGGCGACTCGCGAGCAGACCCGTCGCTCACCGACCGCGACGACATCCTCGCTCTGATGCTCCAGAGCACGTACGACGACGGCAGCGTCATGACCGACGACGAGATCGCCGACGAACTCCTCACGCTTCTCGCCGCTGGACACGAGACCACGGCGACCACGCTCGCCTGGGCTTTCGAGCGACTCCAACGCCACCCGGCGGTGCTGCGCGACCTCACCGACGAGGCGCGCGGCGACGGCGGGGAACTCCGTCACGCGGTGATTCTGGAGACGCAGCGGAGCAGACCGGTCATCGACCTCGCGGGGCGGCACGTGGTGGCGGACGACCTCGAGATCGGACCGTGGCACATCCCGCGCGGCCACAACGCCATCGTTGCGATCTCCCTGTTGCACGACGACTCCGACCAGTTCCGCGAACCCGAGCGCTTCGACCCGAGTCGCTTCATCGGCACCACCCTCTCGGCCGCGTGGATCCCGTTCGGCGGAGGCACCCGACGGTGTATCGGCGCGGCGTTCGCGACCATGGAGATGGACGTGACATTGCGGACGGTGCTTCGCGAGTTCGACCTTCGACCGACGACGGCCCGCGCCGAGGGGCTGCACTCGCGTGGAGTCGCGTCGGCGCCGAGGTTCGGTGGACGGATCACCGTCGACCGGCGGTGA
- a CDS encoding NAD-dependent epimerase/dehydratase family protein: protein MRVLITGGTGFVGGWIAKTVAAHGHDVRLLARSRAKVDVAIEFLGVDPDVVIGEIGDADAVHRALDGCDAVVHAAADVQLHASRTADLVERNRRGTENVLGQAVELGLDPVVHVSSYSALWSRDEPILRPDLPVAGGDDAYGRSKAAAETYARGLQDLGHAVTIVYPGAVMGPSAHGLFGEAGDAVTTLANTGVVGRTAGLTIVDVRDLAEIFVAVLEPGRGPRRYTAGGHLIVRRDLADALTRVTGRRIRYLPIPNWMMIAAGRIADRVPAVVPADLSQLSEAAIGYLLYPPAPDDSATAHDLGVTFRPAAAALAAVWDERPDASD, encoded by the coding sequence ATGAGAGTCCTGATCACCGGTGGGACCGGCTTCGTCGGCGGGTGGATCGCGAAGACCGTCGCCGCACACGGCCACGACGTGCGACTGCTCGCGCGCAGTCGCGCGAAGGTCGACGTGGCGATCGAGTTCCTGGGCGTCGATCCGGACGTGGTGATCGGCGAGATCGGCGACGCCGACGCGGTTCACCGAGCTCTCGACGGCTGCGACGCCGTCGTGCATGCCGCCGCCGACGTGCAACTGCACGCGAGCAGGACCGCGGACCTCGTCGAACGCAACCGACGCGGCACGGAGAACGTACTCGGTCAGGCCGTCGAACTCGGCCTGGATCCCGTCGTGCACGTGTCGAGTTACAGCGCGCTGTGGAGCCGCGACGAACCGATCCTGCGTCCGGATCTGCCCGTCGCCGGCGGTGACGACGCCTACGGCCGGTCGAAGGCCGCCGCCGAGACCTACGCGCGCGGCCTGCAGGACCTCGGCCACGCGGTGACGATCGTGTATCCGGGAGCAGTGATGGGCCCGTCCGCGCACGGCTTGTTCGGCGAGGCCGGCGACGCGGTGACAACGCTGGCGAACACCGGGGTCGTCGGCCGAACGGCCGGTCTGACGATCGTCGACGTACGCGATCTGGCAGAGATCTTCGTCGCCGTCCTGGAACCCGGGCGCGGCCCGCGACGCTACACCGCGGGCGGCCACCTCATCGTTCGAAGAGACCTGGCAGACGCGCTGACCCGCGTGACCGGCCGCCGTATCCGCTACCTGCCGATCCCGAACTGGATGATGATCGCCGCCGGCCGGATCGCCGATCGGGTCCCCGCCGTCGTCCCCGCGGACCTGTCGCAGTTGAGCGAGGCCGCGATCGGCTATCTGCTGTATCCGCCCGCACCGGACGACTCGGCGACGGCGCACGATCTCGGTGTCACGTTCCGACCTGCGGCCGCCGCACTGGCGGCGGTGTGGGACGAGCGCCCCGACGCATCAGACTGA